AGATGTTTTGTTTAATTGATTGCCATGTaacaatttcaaattgatttttaaaaaatgaatcaTATATAGCATTTACTTGCAGATGATTTACCCATGCATACACTCACCCGCCTCACCAGTATATACACATGCACAAAGTCCATGAATTGAATTAATATCAAGTTAGGAACAAGTGAAAAATTAGCTTCTATGTTCCTTCACATAATTTTTTGTGCACTTTAACAAACAGAAACCATGAGAAAGAGGAAAAAGTTTTCAATGCTAAATCAATGAAGATATTTGTGTTTAATTGATTGCTATGTaacaatttcaaattgatttttaAATTCCATCAAATTTTGATTGAATATGTTCCAagtattttgaattttattgaATTGAGGCAGCGTAAAATGAGAGTCCTTGAGTTTCAAAAGgaaattaatttcaaaattcCACAAAACCATGGGATTAATTTCTTCCAAACATTATGTGTGCAAAATCCACTTTTCTCCCTTCTTACAAAAGTTTTCTGGGTGCAGTGGTGATAGAACTCCCAAACAGAAGGTAAAGTTGAAGGTTACAGAAGAAAAGCTGCCGAACTTAATGTTAAAGTATAATGGGGGCCGCCCTAGATCTGAGGTGATTGAATTTCTACTTCCATTTTTCTGAttctgttttattttaattactcTTAGAAGTCTCAGTTAGGTTTGGATCTCTCTAAACAAAACTTAAAAGTGTTGTTCAGCTATAAGATCTGTTAGATGCAACACGGATTCTTGTACCTCGTTCAAGGTATCACTCCTAACATTTAAAATTTGAATACTTACCTATGTTGCCATGGCTATTTTACGAAGTGTATTTTAGCTGCCTTTACAATGCAAGTCTACAAAAGGTCACTAATTTCCCATTTCTGATATGATTATAATCAACATTTTCTTTCCCAAGTGATTGATGCAATGAAATTATTTGTCTGCTTACCTTGTATCAACATCATGCATTTGGAATGATACTGTTTCCTGCTTTTAGGCCATCCATCATTTGGAAATTTTCTATTCATAAACTTATGATTATAAATAAATAGGAATCAAATTTGGAATGCTTGAAAGTTTTGTGGTCTGTACAGTATCATACTTCCCTGAAAGCTATGAAGTATGGAACTTAGATTTTGAATCCTTAGAAAAACTTTTATGAAACTTATTGGATCACGTTTTTGTAAGTTAAAAAGTTTGGAAacttcctaaaataaaaatgcacTTCTAGAACAGACACATTTACCAGTCCCTTAACTTGTTTATTTTTCTAAAGTTATGATTATGGCAAAAGGTATTGGATGGGTAATATGAATGTAATTTTATAACTATACCCAGTTCAATGTAATTTTCTTCCAAGTTAATAAAACTCTGCAAAATACATCCTTATAATCTTATAGATGTACCCTCCATATGTTTATTGTTTAAATATGTTCCCCATGTTTATGTTTCCTATATTTTAGAAATATGATTTCCCACTATCCTTTTTCATTTCTGTTTCTGCTACATTACCTGGAAGCACCAAAAGTGGTATGCCACATCTACCTTTTGCATCGATCTATATGATTGTCAATTAAAATAGGAAACATCACATCTAGTTTCTCTgtcatttttcaaaattagtgaGGAATTTAATATAGCATAGGACTGACTTCTTACATTATGCAGACCTGATCGAGAAAGTGATAGTGAGGCTGAAGACATTGAGCATGCTGAAAAGCTTCGTCAAGTTAAAGCATTACTTGAAGAGGCCAACCTTTTGTTTTCCCCtggaattttttttcaatttttttctgTAATATTGTGTTGCAGAcatgacttgatttcacggttttattatgatggttcatgttagccgggactaaggctttgttgttatggtacggagtgttgggcagtgaaacactgtcacactcataagatgtcggtggcggagatgcgtatgttgagatggatgtgtggtcatacgagaaaggattgggtgagtaatgaaataattaggacaaaagtaggggttacatctattgaaaataaaatgagggaaaaccgactaaggtggtttggccatgtaagacgaaaagcgcttgatgcgccggttaggaggactgaaaaGTGGCAAAgagatgtagtggtgaggggtaggggaagacctaagcaaacttggaggaggatgattgagagtgatatgagtgtattggggattgaggaaaatatggtagtggataggaaagagtggagggagagaatttgtgtcgctgacacgacttgatttcacggttttatatgatggtttatgttagccgatcccgaatcatttcgggactaaggctttgttgttgttgttgtaatataataataatactgACAttggttttttatttattttattttattttttaatatctaAGTCGCTTGGACTATAGGTTGGTTGCTAAACCTATTAGATCTATGTGGTTCTTTTCGTCACTATCTTGTAACAAAGGAATGCAGTTACTTTTAATTTCAACGGTATTCTATTGGGAAACTGATAACTTTCAATTGTAGTTAGGTCATAGTCTTGTTCTTCTTAAACCAAATCCTACAcggtcattaaggtgcatgtgatcaaaactgaggctgattaaatctaaaccttaaGATTTTAATCACCCTACATCCAACGGTGAATGGCCAAATTCACTTGCTCTcgttaaggtgcatgtgaaaattcctgacAATAGATATTAtttactataaaaaaaacagTAAGAAAAACTACagaatataaaaattaagataGATGAAACTGATTATTTCTCATTAATTTAAGATTTGAAATACATAATAGCATTTGAGCCCATACCCATTAGGGCCTCACTCTAGATGGATCCAAGGCTAATTCAAAGTAGATTGGCACAGCCCATCCAATAAGGCCTGATGCAACAAACAAGGCTTCGGCTGCCACCAACGAGCATTACCACCCAACTCCACTATTCAGCCTCAACTTAAAGTCTTTCATTTTTCGTTATGGCTTATCTGCATTAAGATGTAAATCTGAATGGAGCATATGTGATTCAGGTTGGACCTATGGTAGTTACACACTGGGGACTCAGTGGGCCAGTCATTCTCAGGCTGTCTGCTTGGGGTGCTCGTGATCTCTTCGCTTCTGTTTATAAAGGTATTGTGAAAATTTTGATTCTATCATATTTCTCTTACCTTCTCTGAACAACTTTACTGGCTTTTGATGCAGGCATGCTTGTAGTGGATTTTACCTGATCTGCACATAGAAGGCATAAAATCAATCCTCTGTCTACACAAGAATAGATTCGCGGTGATGTTTGATATATTGTTTTGCTATAACGGTTCTTGGTTCCTTGAATAAAAACAAGTTTCAAAGTGACATAATCTTGGGCACCATACAATGAAGTTGTGGGGAAAATATTATGATGTCTAGATAATCTTTAGAAAACCAGTCACTCCATCAAAGTTGACATACATAGATAGTCATCTTATCATTAAAGTTAGGTTATTGATGCAAATGCATATACCACCAGTATATACAACTGAGcaaaacaaaatttattttgcCTACTGTCTAGTTATCTACTGGCTTAAGCACTTCCAGATGTCCTTACAAATTAATTACAGGATGTATTTCAATTTTCATTAGGAATGTAGGTAAATCGGATAACTTTACTTTTAGTTGTAACATCCTATGTGCTTGTTTGCAGAAGTAAAAAGTAGTAAATTCATCTCCTTCAGAATTTGGCCTTGCAAAGAGATTTTGGAAATTCATATTGGATCGCCAGGTCATTGGCTGTTTCAAGCAAATTACAATATGCCAACTGATCATCATGATTAGCAAGTCATTTACTTGTTTTTTAATGATATTCAGAGTGTAAATGGAGATATTTTGTGGGCTTCCATATCAAACAACTCCATCAGTTCAATTGCCCATACTTTGAAAAATTGTACATTTGATGTAGAAGGAAAGGTAAATTCCGCAACTATGAATTCCAAGTTGTGTTTGTTGCATTCTGTCACACTTTCCTTAGATGGTAGTGCATTTGTTCCTTGTAGGGGCAATTTAAAGATGAATTCGTCAATGCAGGAGGCGTACCCTTGTCTGAGGTTCACAACCCttatcctctctctctctctctctctctctctctctccccatATTTGTTGGAAATATAAGTTGACTTGTACTTTTTTTTCCATGAAGATTTCTTTGAACACAATGGAAAGCAAGAAAAGATCACAGCTTTTCTTTGCCGGAGAGGTACTGTCCTTAATAATCTAAGACCTTTTGGCTTCTATTCCTTGTTTTGAGTGGTTAGGTTAGGAGGAGAATATGTGCAGCTTGGATTCAATAATTCCAACTGTCATATTGACTGCATAACTGTGAAATGAGCAACCTTATCTGAGTTAATGCGCAAGTGTCAATGAATTATAATCTCTGTTATGGGTCTGAAGATTAAATAGCATCTGCAGGTACTGAATGTTGATGGGGTGACTGGCGGTTTTAATTTCCAGGTATAAAAAGTATATTTCTTCATGCATAATGTGATAGAACTACTTCCATTGATATGTAAAATACTTAAAACTAATGTAAATATACTTATCAATATCTCTCTAcggtcttgatcacatgcaccttaatgagcatgtgaatttgctcattcaccgttaaatataggcttattaaatctaaacctcaggatgctttgaatctccaccttattctaataagcctatatctaacggtgaatgagcaaattgaTTCCATCATCTTCTGAATAATTACTTTTTTATCCACTTACACAGCAAATTGATTCCATCATCTGAATAAttacttttttatttgttaaatgaAACCTTTAACATATTAATTTGACACAGAAAAAGAGGTTGCCTTGGCGGTCATGTGTACTAGGTTCAATTAATGGATCTGTGAACAAAATTTTGTCAGCATATGCATGTCAAAAACATCATAAACGATATGCTGACACGTGTTACTTCTTAGCTAGCTTGACGAAAAATACCAAGTTGTGGACTACATTAATACCTAAAGTTCATCTTGAAGTAAATTGATCCTACAAGCTAAGCTGAAGTGCCAAATTAACCCATTATCTGTGTTTGAAGAGAATGTATGAAATGCACATAAAAGCATAAATAGATTGGATAGTGTTTTTAAGGCTTTTGTGATGTTATAGTCATAATATATTGTGCCAATCATTATTCCTAAGTGTCAATATTAGCCTGCCGTAATGGAAACCAAACCTTTCTTTATATGTTCTTTTATTCAATCATTTTCTATATGATGGACAAAACATGAAGACTTATCAGAACCTCATTGATTGGTAAGAACAATCTCCCCTTCTGTGATCCATTTATGGCATCaaaggatgaagaagaaagCACCAGAGACCTGTCCATCAAATCCTTATCAGATGCTCAACCGATCATCACCTGGCTGGAGAGACTTCCTCGGGAAGTCTACTTTGATATACTTTCAAGACAATCCATTTTCTCTCTTCTAGATTCCAAGCTTGTCTCTCGACTTTGGCATACGTCAATAAAGGATCCATCACTTACAAAACTGCACCTGACCAAGGCAGCTGAGAACAGCCTGTGCCTCTTAATCTTTTCCGACTGGCCGAAAAGCAAGCTTCAACTTGTAGAGGTAGGGAATCCAGAGGCAAGCATTGCGAAGACGCTCAAGAACCCATTTCAACAGGTATTGCCGGAATTCGAAGTGGTAGGTTCTTGTAATGGATTGGTATGTTTGAACAGCTACTTTTATGACGACCCACTCTGCATATACAATCCCTTCACCATTGAGTACAAGGAGTTGCCCACAATTGGTGAGTCTTCATTGTCAAACAAATGCAGGATGGTTTTCGGGTTTGGATTCCATCCAAAAACAGAGGAATACAAGGTGATTGAAATAATCTATTATAAACAGGGGAACTTTGATCTTGTTGGTGGTTCCCCTGAGGCTTTTGTGCTCACATTTAACAATGTTCCTACATGGAGAAATATTGGTAAAATAGGGTATGATCTTACAGGTCCAACTTCAGAGGCATCAGTGAATGGGAAACTTCATTGGCTAACATTTACCCATGTAGATGAAGATGTGAGCTACAGAGAAATTGTTTCGTTCGACTTAGAAACAGAGCGATTCGAAGTTGTACCTCAGCCGAGCTATGTGAGTTCTTCTAACCGAACCAATTATCATCTAGTGACATTGAGAGGTTGCCTTTCAGCTATTGTCCAGTGTAATGATGGGTCAAATGAGGTGTGGATGATGAAGGAATATAATGTGAAGTCTTCATGGAGCAAGGAATTGGTGATTGGGAATTATGTGCCTCAGGGATTGAGAATGAACATGGCTCCTCCTGTTAGAAGAAAGATTAATGGATGCCAAGGAAGAAAATTTAGAGTTTTATGTGGCTTAAAGGATGGGgagatattatttatatattattcaaGATGCATAGTTTCTTACAACCCAAAGAGTGGAGAATACAAGGATGTTCATTATCAGGAACTTCCACTTGAATTCCAAGCATTTGCTCACTTGGGCAGCCTCGTTTCTATCAACTCAGTATTTGGAATGGGTCAATCCTAAATCAATGCTTTTATTTAATCAGTTTTTCAGTACCTTATTTCTCCAAAATTACATTTGGATGTGGTTgaatatattacatatttaCTGTACGCTTTTTTAAATTACATATAAACAACTGGGAGGTacattttgtatttttagtttttttggtGAATCAATATATCCTGGTTTATTTAATGAATGAGAGCGTTCATCTTTCAATTTTGTGGTGATATAAAGTTTTTATTTGACAATTCTCATATATTCACATCACGGGTTAAGATTCCTCACTTTAATGTATGTAGTAAAAATTAAACCTAAAATCTCTTCCCTCAAGCAGGCGGAAAACACAAATTGCGAAAAATAAGGAAAACATGCGAAAAACAGTAAAATTGCAACAAAtggaaaaaatggaaaaacgtgaatagcgaaaaaacaataaaacagtGCAAAACCGTAATAcacgaaaaacaagaaaaatatgcaaaaaattacaaaaatgtgcaaaacggaaaaaacacgaaaaaatggtAAAAGTGAGGAAAGggaaaaaatagtaaaatttcaaaaaaaggggagaacaataaaaacaagaaaatacgaaaaacgagaaaaaaatgttaaatacatgaaaaaggagaaaatgcaaaaaaaaaccatatttttcatgtttttcccattttttatgtttttcaagttttttgtattttttcgtatttttcttattttccgTTTTCCGTGTTCTTTCCGCGTTTATTACGCTTTTCTATTTTCcacattttttcgtgttttcgtaTTTCGCATTTCTCATCTTTTTATGTTTCATGTCTTTCTCATTTCTCATATTTTAAGTTTTCGCTTTTGTATTTCTATTCacatttctttatttattccaattttacaattttttcttatttttccattacttttttatagtgtttttttctggttttttttccataattttcatattttttttacatttttatattcacattcttttttattttcatctgtatttttattttttttttaattcttatttatttattaaatataaataataattattaggcttaatatatcatttgtcctttaaactttcaaaatatTCTGATAGCCCCtcaatttaaatataatattcattTAATCCCATCAACTTACATAacatgtaatcaattaatcattttattgcaaaaaaaaaaactgcgtggaaaaaatgtaaaatgtaatcaattattcattcggttgcaaaaaagtaaactGCATGTAGAAGATGTATTACATACGTCTTGGAattttattacataattcacaaaatagattaaaaataaaaattcctacttgttcaattataaaacttgtcttAATCTAATATCAGAACCGCATACTCTAATTTTgatcattttacttttttttaaacgcGTAGGACATTTTATAGAAGTTAAAAAAGACTACCAAGACAATCTAAAAGTTCAGGGAaccaatcaaattttttggacaaattcaaaagacctaattattaataataaaaaatacatgaGATAGAAATTCATGCATATTTTTTCACAACGCTCATtacataaatttataaataaaaattaattaatttatttataaatcaaACACAACAAAACCAATATAGTTAACCATACATAAACCTCCATTGCAATGAGAATCAACTCCCACTACAACATTCCAAACCAGGCTTAAATGCATTACCATAAACAACTCACTAATTGTACTATTCTATTCATTAGTAATTAGATACATGGCGAACAATTtaaagctaatatatatatagctttaaggtgcatgtgaaaaatttctatatatatatatatatagtgaacACATGGATTTAAATCCATAGAGTAAATAAATCTGTAATTATATCACTAAATACGTCTGCaataaattaatagaaataattcTCATTAAGGAAAATAGAAATACAGTATTCTTTAAAAAATGAACATATTCAAGGAAAATGAGACTAAAGGTACCTAATACTTATTGGAGAATTAGCTATTTGATATTTGCAAATACGCGAAGTTGCTAACAAAGCCAAATCCAAATAATCCCGTACATATTTATAGTCTTGCAATATCATTATTGCATATAACTCTCCACAACAATAAAGGGCGGTccggtgcattacgcgtccccgcttaagcgagggtccgAGGAGGGATCCCACCgtaagggtgtactggggcaagccttcccctgccaatatTTTGGTAAGAGGCcgaccgctcctaagactcaaacccatgacctctcggtcacacgacaacaacgtttacagTTGCGCCAAGGCACTCCACAACAATAGTAtagaaaaattgaaactttAACTAACCAATTAACATTCAGCCATATGGACTACTtggatttaaaaaatttaatccaAAGTAAGCAAAAAATTTGGGTCTCTGTTTTGgatattttgataaaaagcAAAAGAGCTGAATAACCTAAAAGGAAACAAGTCCAATTCCAAACTGAACAAAAAGTTATTACTGAAAAATCTCCAAAATAACTTAGaaacagca
The sequence above is drawn from the Euphorbia lathyris chromosome 6, ddEupLath1.1, whole genome shotgun sequence genome and encodes:
- the LOC136232632 gene encoding F-box protein At3g07870-like isoform X1, producing the protein MESKKRSQLFFAGEVLNVDGVTGGFNFQNNLPFCDPFMASKDEEESTRDLSIKSLSDAQPIITWLERLPREVYFDILSRQSIFSLLDSKLVSRLWHTSIKDPSLTKLHLTKAAENSLCLLIFSDWPKSKLQLVEVGNPEASIAKTLKNPFQQVLPEFEVVGSCNGLVCLNSYFYDDPLCIYNPFTIEYKELPTIGESSLSNKCRMVFGFGFHPKTEEYKVIEIIYYKQGNFDLVGGSPEAFVLTFNNVPTWRNIGKIGYDLTGPTSEASVNGKLHWLTFTHVDEDVSYREIVSFDLETERFEVVPQPSYVSSSNRTNYHLVTLRGCLSAIVQCNDGSNEVWMMKEYNVKSSWSKELVIGNYVPQGLRMNMAPPVRRKINGCQGRKFRVLCGLKDGEILFIYYSRCIVSYNPKSGEYKDVHYQELPLEFQAFAHLGSLVSINSVFGMGQS
- the LOC136232632 gene encoding F-box protein At3g07870-like isoform X2; this encodes MASKDEEESTRDLSIKSLSDAQPIITWLERLPREVYFDILSRQSIFSLLDSKLVSRLWHTSIKDPSLTKLHLTKAAENSLCLLIFSDWPKSKLQLVEVGNPEASIAKTLKNPFQQVLPEFEVVGSCNGLVCLNSYFYDDPLCIYNPFTIEYKELPTIGESSLSNKCRMVFGFGFHPKTEEYKVIEIIYYKQGNFDLVGGSPEAFVLTFNNVPTWRNIGKIGYDLTGPTSEASVNGKLHWLTFTHVDEDVSYREIVSFDLETERFEVVPQPSYVSSSNRTNYHLVTLRGCLSAIVQCNDGSNEVWMMKEYNVKSSWSKELVIGNYVPQGLRMNMAPPVRRKINGCQGRKFRVLCGLKDGEILFIYYSRCIVSYNPKSGEYKDVHYQELPLEFQAFAHLGSLVSINSVFGMGQS